Below is a window of Streptomyces sp. ITFR-16 DNA.
AGCATGACCACGAAGAGGAACAGCATCATGATCGCGCCGGTGTAGACGACGATCTGGACGATGCCCAGGAAGTAGGCGCCGTTGGCGAGGTAGAAGACCGCCAGGATGATCATGGTCCCGGCGAGGCTCAGCGCACTGTGCACCGCCTTCTTCATCAGCACCGTGGACAGGGCGCCGATCACCGCGACCGTGCCGAGCACCCAGAACTGGAAGGCCTCACCCGTCGAGGTCTGCGAGGCCGCTGCGGCCAGGCCGGTCATGCGTCCACCTCCCGTGCCGCGCCGTTGCTCTCGCCGGCCTCGTCGGAGGGCTTCTCGCCCTTGGAGACGGCGAGCTGGCGTTCCGTACCGGGGGCGGCCTCGGTGACCAGGCCCCGGTAGTAGTCCTGCTCGTCCGTGCCGGGGAAGATCGCGTGCGGGCTGTCGACCATGCCTTCCTCCAGGCCCGCGAGCAGCTCGTCCTTGGTGTAGATGAGGCTTTCGCGGGTGGTGTTGGCGAGCTCGAACTCATTGGTCATCGTGAGCGCCCGGGTCGGGCACGCCTCGATGCACAGTCCGCAGAGAATGCAGCGCGCGTAGTTGATCTGGTAGACGCGGCCGTAGCGCTCGCCCGGGGAGTAGCGCTCCTCCTCGGTGTTGTCCGCGCCCTCCACGTAGATCGCGTCGGCGGGACAGGCCCAGGCGCACAGCTCGCAGCCGACGCACTTCTCCAGACCGTCCGGGTGACGGTTGAGCTGGTGCCGGCCGTGGAAGCGCGGCGCCGTCACCTTCGGCGTCTCCGGGTACTGCTCGGTCAGCCGCTTCTTGAACATGGCCTTGAAGGTCACGCCGAAGCCGGCCACCGGATTCTGGAACTTGTCCTCCGGGGACTGTTCAGACACCGTCGGCCTCCTTTCCGTCACTCGGGATTCCGTCACTCTGAGTATCCACTCCGCCACTGACAACGAGCTCACGCTCACGGCGGGGCCTGCGCCGGGGCACGGGCGGCAGGGTCTGTCCGGGCAGCGGCGGCACCGGGAATCCGCCCGCCATCGGGTCGAACGCCGGTTCCGGCTCCGCGTTCGCGGCGGCGGCCTTCACCTTCTTGTCGCGGAAGATGTCCACGACGAAGGAGATCAGGAGCACCGCGATCACGGCCCCGGCCACATAGAGCAGGATCTTCGAGAAGTCGTAGCCCTCGTTGCGCAGCGCCCGCACCGTCGCGACCAGCATCAGCCAGACGACGGAGACCGGGATCAGGACCTTCCAGCCCAGCTTCATCAGCTGGTCGTAGCGGACGCGGGGCAGCGTGCCGCGCAGCCAGATGAAGAAGAACAGCAGCAGCTGGACCTTGATGACGAACCAGAGCATCGGCCACCAGCCGTGGTTCGCCCCCTCCCAGAAGGTGCTGATCGGCCACGGGGCCCGCCAGCCGCCCAGGAACAGGGTCGTGGAGACCGCGGAGACGGTGACCATGTTGACGTACTCGGCGAGCATGAACATCGCGAACTTGATCGACGAGTACTCGGTGTTGAAGCCGCCGACGAGGTCGCCCTCGGACTCCGGCATGTCGAACGGGGCGCGGTTGGTCTCCCCGACCATCGTGACGATGTAGATGATGAAGGAGACCGGCAGCAGGATGATGAACCAGCGGTCCTGCTGCGCCTCCACGATCTTCGAGGTCGACATCGACCCGGAGTAGAGGAAGACCGAGGCGAAGGCGGCGCCCATAGCGATCTCGTAGGAGATCATCTGCGCGCAGGAGCGGAGTCCGCCGAGCAGCGGGTACGTCGATCCGGAGGACCAGCCGGCCAGCACGATGCCGTAGATCCCGACCGAGGCGACCGCGAGGATGTAGAGCATCGCGATCGGCAGGTCGGTGAGCTGCATCGCCGTACGGTGTCCGAAGATCGAGACCTCGTTGCCGGACGGGCCGAAGGGGATCACCGCGATCGCCATGAACGCCGGGATCGCCGCGACGATCGGGGCGAGGATGTAGACGACCTTGTCCGCCCGCTTGACGACGACGTCTTCCTTCAGCATCAGCTTCATGCCGTCGGCGAGCGACTGGAGCATGCCCCAGGGGCCGTGCCGGTTGGGGCCGATGCGCAACTGCATCCAGGCGACGACCTTGCGCTCCCACACGATGGAGAAGAGCACGGTCAGCATCAGGAACGCGAAGCAGAAGACCGCCTTGATGACGACGAGCCACCAGGGGTCGTTGCCGAACATCGACAGGTCCTCGGCGGCGAGCACCGCACCGTGCGGGGCCGCGGCCAGTTGAGCGAAGGCGGTCACGCCCGCACCTCCGGTGTGACGTCGGGAGTACCGGCGGCGGGGCCGATCCGGACCGGACCGCCGGGGTGGGCCCCGGTGTCGGCCGGCACGCCCCGCCCGACGGAGTTCAGCGGCACCCAGACCACCCGGTCCGGCATCTCGGTGACCCGGAGCGGGAGTTCGACACTGCCCGCCGGGCCGGTGACGGCCAGCAGATCGCCGTCCTTGACGCCGGTCTCGGCCGCGGTGGCGGCGGAGAGCCGGGCGACCGCGGCGTGCCGGGTGCCGGCCAGCGCGGTGTCGCCCTCCTGGAGCCGGCCCAGGTCGAGCAGCATCCGGTGGCCCGCGAGGATCGCCTCGCCGTCACCGGGCCTGGGCAGCGGGCGCGCCGAGGCGCGCGGGTCGTCGGCGTACGAGCCCTGCCAGCCGCCGAGCCGGTCCAGCTCCCGGCGTGCGGACCGCAGGTCCGGCAGCGCGAGGTGGACGTCCAGGGCGTCGGCCAGCATGTGCAGCACCCGGGCGTCGCCCGGGGCCAGGTTGCGGGTCATCTGCTCGGGCTTGAGCGCGGCCTCGAACATCCGCGCCCTGCCCTCCCAGTTGAGGAAGGTGCCGGACTTCTCGGCGACCGCGGCGACCGGGAACACCACGTCGGCGCGGTCGGTGACCTCGCTGGGCCGCAGCTCCAGCGAGACCAGGAAGCCGACCTGGTCCAGGGCCTCCAGGGCCCGGGCCGGGTCCGGCAGGTCGGCGGCCTCGACGCCCGCGACGAGCAGGGCGCCCAGTTCGCCGGTGGCCGCGGCCTCGATGATCTGGCCGGTGTCGCGGCCGAAGCGGGAGGGGAGTTCGGCGACGCCCCAGACGGCCGCCACCTCGTCCCGGGCCCGCGGGTCGGTGGCCGGCCGGCCGCCGGGCAGCAGCGACGGGAGCGCACCCGCCTCCACCGCGCCGCGCTCGCCGGCCCGGCGCGGGATCCACACCAGGGCGGCGCCGGTCGCGGTCGCCGTACGGACGGCGGCGCTCAGCCCGCCGGGCACCCCGGCCAGCCGCTCGCCGACCACGATCAACGCGCCCTCGCCGCGCAGCGCCTCGGCCGCGGCGGCTCCGTCGCCGTCGAGGCCGACACCGCCCGCGATGGCGTCCAGCCACTCGGTCTCGGTGCCGGGTGCGGCGGGCAGCAGCGTGCCGCCCGCCTTGGTGAGGCCGCGGGTGGCGTGCGAGGCGACGGAGAAGGTGCGCTGGCCGTGCTTGCGGTTCGCCTTGCGCAGCCGCAGGAAGACGCCGGGGGCCTCCTCCTCGGACTCGAAGCCGACCAGCAGCACGGTCGGCGCCTTCTCCAGCGAGGTGTAGGTGACACCCGAACCGTCCAGGTCCCGGCCGCGTCCCGCGACGCGGGCGGCCAGGAAGTCGGCCTCCTCGTCGCTGTGCACCCGGGCCCGGAAGTCGATGTCGTTGGTGTCCAGGGCGATCCGCGCGAACTTGCTGTACGCGTAAGCGTCCTCGACGGTCAGCCGGCCGCCGGTGAGGACACCGGTCCTGCCGCGTGCCGCCGCGAGTCCGGCCGCCGCCGCGGCCAGCGCCTCCGGCCAGCTCGCCGGCTCCAGTTCACCGGACTCGCCCCGGACCAGCGGGGTGGTGAGCCGGTCGCGCTGCTGGGCGTAGCGGAAGCCGAAGCGGCCCTTGTCGCAGAGCCACTCCTCGTTGACCTCGGGCTCGTTGGCGGCGAGGCGCCGCATGACCTTGCCGCGCCGGTGGTCGGTGCGGGTGGCGCAGCCGCCGGCGCAGTGCTCGCAGACCGACGGCGAGGACACCAGGTCGAAGGGGCGGGAGCGGAACCGGTAGGCCGCCGAGGTCAGCGCCCCGACCGGGCAGATCTGGATGGTGTTGCCGGAGAAGTACGACTCGAACGGGTCGCCCTCGCCGGTGCCGACCTGCTGGAGCGCGCCGCGCTCGATCAGCTCGATCATCGGGTCGCCCGCCACCTGGTTGGAGAACCGGGTGCAGCGCGCGCAGAGCACGCACCGCTCGCGGTCCAGCAGCACCTGGGTGGAGATCGGGACGGGCTTCTCGTACGTCCGCTTCTTCCCGTCGAAGCGGGAGGTCGCGTCGCCGTGCGACATCGCCTGGTTCTGGAGCGGGCACT
It encodes the following:
- the nuoI gene encoding NADH-quinone oxidoreductase subunit NuoI, which produces MSEQSPEDKFQNPVAGFGVTFKAMFKKRLTEQYPETPKVTAPRFHGRHQLNRHPDGLEKCVGCELCAWACPADAIYVEGADNTEEERYSPGERYGRVYQINYARCILCGLCIEACPTRALTMTNEFELANTTRESLIYTKDELLAGLEEGMVDSPHAIFPGTDEQDYYRGLVTEAAPGTERQLAVSKGEKPSDEAGESNGAAREVDA
- the nuoH gene encoding NADH-quinone oxidoreductase subunit NuoH yields the protein MTAFAQLAAAPHGAVLAAEDLSMFGNDPWWLVVIKAVFCFAFLMLTVLFSIVWERKVVAWMQLRIGPNRHGPWGMLQSLADGMKLMLKEDVVVKRADKVVYILAPIVAAIPAFMAIAVIPFGPSGNEVSIFGHRTAMQLTDLPIAMLYILAVASVGIYGIVLAGWSSGSTYPLLGGLRSCAQMISYEIAMGAAFASVFLYSGSMSTSKIVEAQQDRWFIILLPVSFIIYIVTMVGETNRAPFDMPESEGDLVGGFNTEYSSIKFAMFMLAEYVNMVTVSAVSTTLFLGGWRAPWPISTFWEGANHGWWPMLWFVIKVQLLLFFFIWLRGTLPRVRYDQLMKLGWKVLIPVSVVWLMLVATVRALRNEGYDFSKILLYVAGAVIAVLLISFVVDIFRDKKVKAAAANAEPEPAFDPMAGGFPVPPLPGQTLPPVPRRRPRRERELVVSGGVDTQSDGIPSDGKEADGV
- a CDS encoding NADH-quinone oxidoreductase subunit G, with amino-acid sequence MTVTTSAPSGGGEAALPPEDLVTLTIDGIEISVPKGTLVIRAAELLGIEIPRFCDHPLLDPAGACRQCIVEVEGQRKPMASCTITCTDGMVVKSQITSPVADKAQRGVMELLLINHPLDCPVCDKGGECPLQNQAMSHGDATSRFDGKKRTYEKPVPISTQVLLDRERCVLCARCTRFSNQVAGDPMIELIERGALQQVGTGEGDPFESYFSGNTIQICPVGALTSAAYRFRSRPFDLVSSPSVCEHCAGGCATRTDHRRGKVMRRLAANEPEVNEEWLCDKGRFGFRYAQQRDRLTTPLVRGESGELEPASWPEALAAAAAGLAAARGRTGVLTGGRLTVEDAYAYSKFARIALDTNDIDFRARVHSDEEADFLAARVAGRGRDLDGSGVTYTSLEKAPTVLLVGFESEEEAPGVFLRLRKANRKHGQRTFSVASHATRGLTKAGGTLLPAAPGTETEWLDAIAGGVGLDGDGAAAAEALRGEGALIVVGERLAGVPGGLSAAVRTATATGAALVWIPRRAGERGAVEAGALPSLLPGGRPATDPRARDEVAAVWGVAELPSRFGRDTGQIIEAAATGELGALLVAGVEAADLPDPARALEALDQVGFLVSLELRPSEVTDRADVVFPVAAVAEKSGTFLNWEGRARMFEAALKPEQMTRNLAPGDARVLHMLADALDVHLALPDLRSARRELDRLGGWQGSYADDPRASARPLPRPGDGEAILAGHRMLLDLGRLQEGDTALAGTRHAAVARLSAATAAETGVKDGDLLAVTGPAGSVELPLRVTEMPDRVVWVPLNSVGRGVPADTGAHPGGPVRIGPAAGTPDVTPEVRA